One genomic region from Candidatus Acidulodesulfobacterium acidiphilum encodes:
- a CDS encoding ABC transporter ATP-binding protein: MKSNMENNVILSVSDISKHYKYYKTLFDIKKNVIKAVDGVSFDVYKNEIFAVVGETGCGKSTLSKLILGLTEKTSGKIYFKGEILDYKNKKKDFRKKIQILFQDPYSSLNPKKKIYKIISYPAVRNGIIKNKKKDRMEFAAEQLRIVGLPETIALSYPHMLSGGQRQRVGIARCLSVRPELLILDEPVSALDVSVSAQILNLLMDLKNETGMSYIFITHDLKLVRHLADRVCVMYGGKIMEIAGTDDFFKNPSHPYSKSLLESMSFLSSTRRNL; the protein is encoded by the coding sequence ATGAAATCAAATATGGAAAACAACGTAATTTTATCGGTTTCCGACATTTCCAAACATTATAAGTATTATAAAACGCTATTCGATATAAAAAAGAACGTTATAAAAGCGGTTGACGGCGTTTCGTTCGATGTTTATAAAAATGAAATATTTGCAGTAGTCGGGGAAACCGGATGCGGAAAATCGACTCTTTCCAAGTTGATTTTAGGGCTGACCGAAAAAACTTCCGGCAAGATATATTTTAAAGGCGAAATTCTGGATTATAAAAATAAAAAAAAAGATTTCAGGAAAAAGATACAGATACTTTTTCAAGATCCTTATTCGTCATTAAATCCTAAAAAGAAGATATATAAAATAATATCTTATCCTGCTGTCAGAAACGGCATTATAAAGAACAAAAAGAAAGACAGGATGGAATTTGCCGCAGAACAGCTTAGAATCGTCGGATTACCTGAAACAATAGCTTTAAGCTATCCGCATATGCTTTCCGGCGGACAGAGGCAAAGAGTAGGAATAGCAAGATGCCTGTCGGTTCGTCCGGAACTGCTTATACTCGACGAGCCGGTGTCTGCTTTGGATGTTTCCGTTTCCGCCCAGATTTTAAATCTGCTGATGGATTTAAAAAACGAAACCGGTATGAGCTATATATTTATTACCCACGATTTAAAATTGGTCAGGCACCTTGCAGACAGAGTATGCGTTATGTACGGCGGAAAAATAATGGAGATTGCAGGAACGGACGATTTTTTTAAAAATCCGTCGCATCCTTATTCTAAATCGCTTCTTGAATCTATGTCTTTTTTATCCTCTACTCGTCGGAATCTTTAA
- a CDS encoding TraR/DksA family transcriptional regulator, giving the protein MKNTDKENKDEHSFSKAEIESAKKVLIKMKKDIFKEIDAGIKEGSSKDSTEYRGDNYDIASSERDRELMYMLGDRERKKVREIDNALLKIKEGTYGICDECGEPISKKRLKIIPYSNLCINCQSKAEEEEKKQLNEDYIDHLNTLSLINDDDTFKDSDE; this is encoded by the coding sequence ATGAAAAATACGGATAAAGAAAATAAAGACGAACACTCATTTTCAAAAGCAGAAATAGAATCGGCAAAAAAAGTACTAATAAAAATGAAAAAAGATATTTTTAAGGAAATAGATGCCGGCATAAAGGAAGGTTCTTCAAAAGACTCGACGGAATACCGCGGCGATAATTACGACATCGCTTCCAGCGAAAGGGACCGGGAGCTTATGTATATGCTTGGGGACAGAGAAAGGAAAAAAGTCAGGGAAATAGACAATGCGCTTTTGAAAATTAAAGAAGGAACATACGGCATATGCGACGAATGCGGCGAACCTATTTCAAAGAAAAGATTAAAAATAATACCTTATTCCAACTTATGCATAAACTGTCAGTCTAAAGCGGAAGAAGAAGAAAAGAAGCAGTTAAACGAAGATTATATCGACCACCTGAATACGCTTTCTTTAATAAACGACGACGACACATTTAAAGATTCCGACGAGTAG
- a CDS encoding DNA methyltransferase, with translation MERIIKAGELVGIPILDFIIIGDKDYYSFHKKIRNSVRNKLYDGYVAEGAQLTLFDLFESEKTNSLNNFSSIEKNDIDVKNEAAGIHFTNTLTKPNNLSGYFRLHNRRYLGNKYKLLGFIEDIVSEKCGAIESFCDIFAGTGVVGERFNNHGIKIISNDILSSNYVCLKTFLEINTIKTDISEKIDYLNSLKANEDNYFSNNFGNTYFSLENAKKIGAIREEIDKIALNEDEKNILICSLIYAADKVANTVGHYDAFRKNMDMLQPLKLLTPYINYLNNENNEVYKNNANILIRKISCDVLYIDPPYNSRQYSDAYHLLENLAEWKKPKVEGIAKKMDRSHIKSLYCLKNAGLAFEDLIINADCKHILISYNNTKESKDGRSNARINDDKIIQTLENKGSVEIFERKFKAFSTGKSFDTGNIERIFYCKVK, from the coding sequence ATGGAAAGAATTATTAAAGCCGGCGAATTAGTAGGGATACCGATACTCGATTTTATTATAATAGGAGATAAGGATTACTATAGTTTTCATAAAAAAATAAGAAACAGCGTAAGAAACAAGTTATATGACGGTTATGTTGCTGAAGGAGCCCAGCTGACTTTATTTGATTTATTCGAAAGCGAAAAGACTAATTCTTTAAATAATTTTAGCAGTATAGAAAAAAATGATATCGACGTTAAGAATGAGGCTGCAGGAATTCATTTTACAAATACTCTGACGAAACCCAATAATCTTTCCGGTTATTTCCGATTACATAATAGAAGATATCTTGGAAACAAATACAAATTGCTTGGTTTTATAGAAGATATAGTCTCAGAAAAATGCGGTGCAATAGAATCATTTTGCGATATTTTTGCAGGCACAGGCGTTGTAGGAGAAAGATTCAATAATCATGGGATCAAAATAATTTCTAACGATATACTTTCCAGTAATTATGTATGTCTTAAAACTTTTTTAGAAATTAACACAATTAAAACTGATATTTCTGAAAAAATAGACTATTTAAATAGTTTAAAAGCAAATGAGGATAATTATTTTTCTAATAATTTCGGCAATACTTATTTTTCATTAGAAAACGCAAAAAAAATAGGGGCTATTCGTGAAGAAATAGATAAAATAGCCTTAAATGAAGACGAAAAAAATATACTTATATGCTCTCTAATATATGCGGCTGACAAAGTCGCTAATACGGTTGGGCATTACGACGCATTTCGTAAAAATATGGATATGTTGCAACCTTTGAAACTTTTAACGCCTTATATAAACTATTTGAATAACGAAAATAATGAAGTATATAAAAATAATGCAAATATTTTAATTAGAAAAATCTCCTGCGATGTGCTTTATATTGACCCTCCATACAATTCCCGCCAATATTCGGATGCTTATCATCTTTTGGAAAATTTAGCCGAATGGAAAAAACCAAAAGTTGAAGGCATAGCGAAAAAAATGGACAGGTCGCACATAAAAAGCCTATACTGTCTAAAAAATGCAGGACTTGCTTTTGAAGATCTTATTATTAACGCAGATTGCAAACATATACTGATATCATACAATAATACCAAAGAATCGAAAGACGGACGTTCTAACGCAAGAATAAATGACGATAAAATTATACAAACATTAGAAAATAAAGGCAGTGTAGAAATTTTTGAACGAAAATTCAAAGCGTTTAGTACGGGTAAAAGCTTCGATACAGGAAACATTGAAAGAATTTTTTACTGCAAAGTAAAATAA
- the purE gene encoding 5-(carboxyamino)imidazole ribonucleotide mutase — translation MDVLILTGSKNDLGDVENAAQTLKKFGISYELHVSSAHRTLKRTVELVESAEKKGAKVIIAAAGMSAHLPGVVAAMTILPVIGVPLNASALNGLDSLMSIVQMPGGIPVATTAIGKSGCVNAALLAVSILALSDNALSEKLKQYRKDMADSVIKADEEINK, via the coding sequence ATGGATGTTTTGATATTGACCGGTTCTAAAAACGATTTAGGCGATGTAGAAAACGCCGCGCAGACGCTTAAAAAATTCGGAATTTCTTACGAACTGCATGTATCGTCGGCGCACAGAACTTTAAAAAGAACGGTGGAATTAGTCGAATCTGCCGAAAAAAAGGGCGCAAAGGTCATAATAGCCGCGGCAGGAATGAGCGCACACCTCCCCGGCGTCGTCGCCGCAATGACTATCCTGCCGGTAATAGGCGTTCCGCTTAACGCCTCCGCCCTCAACGGATTAGACAGCCTGATGTCCATAGTCCAAATGCCGGGCGGTATACCCGTAGCGACCACCGCCATAGGCAAAAGCGGCTGCGTCAACGCCGCCCTTTTAGCAGTATCGATTCTTGCCTTATCGGATAACGCCCTGTCGGAAAAATTAAAACAGTACAGAAAAGATATGGCGGACTCGGTAATTAAAGCCGACGAAGAGATTAATAAATAA
- a CDS encoding AlwI family type II restriction endonuclease encodes MKKPWSITTTLRNPERLRDFLKVLNQLENHEWNIENQKKYQILLIKERLYGYRSNQFYKGISQNNIDLIDNPQKNISFDKAEEIFESKKYKDSPMRGRQSINPLKKFGFAIIKDGKIVITDLGKLFLNEQFDIGEIFFKSFLKWQIPNPDSDDYSYKEGYDIKPFIGVLHLIRRVNEKYAAIGKSEKGIGRSEFSLLCPALINYKDIDLYAEKIIALRKKLEGKSNQQKIDIFNKYRSEFAAEFLGTSSNKEINKLLNNLKDYGDNAIRYFRLTRYIYIRGGGYYIDLEPRRSIEINKLLNLDNAKSQIFESKEYYHGYISDNSKPELPWENIKELYEISNKLLEEIIPLEKRLKLPRKSFPDLKKLNKESIKKIIDDLRVYRRQLQEKENYLKSQEIEQIKKYIEELKNINKSDNKSILLEKLISLGLNALNDAIEIKPNYPVGDDNEPTFTAPGNMPDIECFYGQHNAICEVTMLTGRNQWYYEGQPVMRHLRDFENKHNDKNTFCLFIAPKIHRDTINTFWMAIKYEYEGKKQKIIPLSIDNFIELLKILIEIKQNGNFLKHDELFRLYNNVLEKSETMPNSDQWLKYIPKILTSWKKSLNLT; translated from the coding sequence ATGAAAAAACCTTGGTCTATTACTACAACCCTAAGAAACCCTGAAAGATTAAGAGACTTTTTAAAAGTCTTAAACCAGCTTGAAAATCATGAATGGAACATCGAAAATCAAAAAAAATACCAGATTCTTCTTATCAAAGAAAGATTATACGGTTACAGAAGCAATCAATTTTACAAAGGAATATCTCAAAATAACATCGACTTAATAGACAATCCTCAAAAAAATATTTCTTTCGATAAGGCAGAAGAAATATTCGAATCTAAAAAATATAAAGACTCTCCGATGAGAGGCAGGCAATCCATAAACCCGCTAAAAAAATTCGGGTTCGCTATAATAAAAGACGGAAAAATCGTCATCACCGATTTAGGAAAGCTTTTTTTAAATGAACAATTCGACATCGGAGAAATATTTTTTAAAAGTTTTTTAAAATGGCAAATACCTAATCCCGACAGCGATGACTACAGTTATAAAGAAGGATACGATATAAAACCTTTCATAGGAGTTTTACATCTTATCCGCCGTGTTAATGAGAAATATGCGGCGATAGGAAAAAGCGAAAAAGGTATCGGCAGGAGTGAATTCTCTTTATTATGCCCCGCCCTTATTAATTACAAAGATATAGACCTATATGCGGAAAAAATTATTGCTCTTAGAAAAAAACTTGAGGGTAAAAGTAATCAGCAAAAAATAGATATTTTTAATAAATACCGAAGTGAATTTGCAGCTGAATTCCTAGGAACTTCGAGTAATAAAGAAATAAACAAATTATTAAATAATCTTAAAGATTACGGAGACAACGCAATAAGATATTTTCGTCTTACGCGTTATATTTATATCAGAGGCGGAGGCTATTATATCGATTTGGAACCTAGAAGATCCATCGAAATAAACAAATTATTAAATTTGGATAACGCTAAATCTCAAATTTTTGAATCCAAAGAATATTACCATGGCTATATCTCCGATAATTCTAAACCGGAATTGCCATGGGAAAACATAAAAGAACTTTACGAAATATCGAATAAATTGTTAGAAGAAATAATACCGCTTGAAAAAAGATTAAAACTGCCTCGAAAATCATTTCCCGATTTAAAAAAATTGAACAAAGAAAGTATTAAAAAAATTATCGACGATTTAAGAGTTTATCGAAGACAACTTCAAGAAAAAGAAAATTATCTAAAATCACAGGAAATCGAACAAATTAAAAAATATATTGAAGAATTAAAAAACATAAACAAGTCCGATAATAAGTCTATTTTACTTGAAAAACTTATTTCACTCGGACTCAACGCTTTAAATGATGCTATAGAAATAAAACCTAATTATCCGGTAGGAGACGATAACGAGCCGACCTTTACCGCACCCGGAAATATGCCGGATATTGAATGTTTTTACGGACAACACAACGCAATCTGCGAGGTTACGATGTTAACCGGACGCAATCAATGGTATTACGAAGGACAGCCTGTGATGAGGCATCTGCGGGATTTTGAAAATAAACATAATGATAAAAATACTTTTTGTTTATTTATTGCCCCAAAAATACATCGTGATACGATAAACACTTTCTGGATGGCAATAAAATATGAATATGAAGGTAAAAAACAAAAAATTATCCCTCTATCCATAGATAATTTTATAGAACTTTTAAAAATACTAATCGAGATTAAGCAAAACGGAAATTTTTTGAAACACGATGAACTCTTTCGTTTATATAACAATGTCTTGGAAAAATCAGAAACTATGCCTAATTCAGATCAATGGCTGAAATATATTCCGAAAATCCTTACTTCTTGGAAAAAAAGCCTTAATTTAACTTAG
- a CDS encoding threonylcarbamoyl-AMP synthase, giving the protein MVKIYEFNALTDEEYVLIKEHLRNSGIIIYPTETSYAIGGNALNDNAVKKIYAFKGRDFKKPLPILVKDLKMLVDIAELKRPEEDLISKFWPGPLTIIFKLKKKILLNNYLFTGGLDSCAARISPHPFAEKIFDMIDFPLISTSANSSGKESFSDFNELNKMFLSGIPEKDCANVIAINAGELTGGSSTIIRLLKNGKNIEVVREGENNIKKRLMCSIKNN; this is encoded by the coding sequence ATGGTAAAAATTTATGAATTCAACGCATTGACTGATGAAGAATATGTTTTAATCAAAGAGCATCTTCGGAATTCCGGCATAATAATATATCCGACGGAAACATCTTACGCAATAGGCGGAAACGCTTTGAACGACAACGCGGTAAAAAAAATATACGCTTTTAAAGGCAGAGATTTTAAAAAACCGCTTCCGATATTGGTTAAAGATTTAAAAATGCTTGTAGATATTGCGGAATTAAAGAGGCCTGAAGAAGATTTAATATCTAAATTTTGGCCTGGACCTCTCACGATTATCTTTAAATTAAAAAAAAAGATACTTTTAAATAATTACTTATTTACCGGCGGTTTAGACTCTTGCGCCGCAAGAATTTCTCCTCATCCGTTTGCAGAAAAAATTTTTGATATGATTGATTTTCCTCTAATTTCTACGAGCGCAAATTCATCCGGTAAAGAAAGTTTTTCGGATTTTAACGAACTGAATAAAATGTTTTTATCCGGTATACCCGAAAAAGATTGCGCAAATGTTATAGCGATAAATGCCGGAGAGCTTACAGGCGGTTCTTCTACTATAATAAGATTACTTAAAAACGGTAAAAATATAGAAGTCGTCAGAGAAGGAGAAAACAATATCAAAAAAAGGCTTATGTGTTCTATTAAAAATAATTGA
- a CDS encoding SIS domain-containing protein, which produces MKNTIEKRFAEAIALLELTSNNEEILSTVENISKTIISAYDKGGKVFIAGNGGSAADAQHIAAELVSRFYKERKALAAESLTVNTSNLTAIANDYDFSVVFSRQLEANARKGDVFWGISTSGNSKNILSAINTAKNIGMKIIGFTGGDGGKMAEPGMCDLLIKIPSKDTPRIQENHILIAHIICELVENSLF; this is translated from the coding sequence ATGAAAAATACGATTGAAAAAAGATTTGCGGAAGCAATAGCGTTATTAGAACTTACTTCTAATAATGAAGAGATTTTAAGTACAGTTGAAAATATATCAAAAACCATTATTTCAGCTTACGATAAGGGCGGAAAGGTTTTTATCGCCGGAAACGGCGGGTCGGCGGCGGATGCCCAGCATATCGCGGCAGAGCTTGTTTCGAGGTTTTACAAAGAAAGAAAGGCTCTTGCTGCGGAAAGCCTTACGGTTAATACGTCAAATCTCACGGCTATAGCAAACGATTACGATTTTTCGGTTGTTTTTTCGCGCCAGCTCGAAGCAAACGCACGCAAAGGCGACGTCTTCTGGGGAATATCGACTTCCGGCAACTCCAAAAATATTCTATCGGCAATTAATACGGCAAAAAATATCGGCATGAAAATAATTGGTTTTACCGGCGGAGACGGCGGAAAAATGGCGGAACCCGGAATGTGCGACCTGCTTATTAAAATTCCGTCTAAAGACACTCCAAGAATTCAGGAAAACCACATTTTAATTGCCCATATTATATGCGAATTAGTAGAAAACAGTCTTTTTTAA
- a CDS encoding ABC transporter ATP-binding protein, which translates to MGLEINNLTVELCAGKDENECINVVDSIFLSVDEGEVVSIVGESGSGKSFLGLSILKLNPQGVSKIVSGEIKIKCKSQDSEKDILKLKPDELTDVRGKIISMIFQDPNTSLNPVMKIGEQITEAILVHKKMSKKEAKDIAVKYLNYMNIDGLARFNSYPYELSGGMRQRVMIAMAMVLNPCFLIADEPTTALDVTTSLQVLKLIKEIKEKSNVGIIFITHDLTVARSISDRTYVFYAGQIMESGNTENIINNPAHPYTISLIKSIPSLSPDYVPKQKLFNISGYLTKDDFKKGKCRFYSRCFKRDDECLNDIAFRNFMDSENGVKYGRGIRCIKFNAGGAK; encoded by the coding sequence ATGGGCTTAGAGATAAATAACTTAACAGTCGAATTATGCGCGGGTAAAGACGAAAACGAGTGCATCAACGTGGTCGATTCTATATTTTTATCGGTCGATGAAGGCGAAGTAGTATCTATAGTAGGCGAATCCGGCAGCGGTAAATCTTTTTTGGGCTTATCTATTTTAAAACTTAATCCGCAGGGCGTTTCAAAAATAGTTTCAGGAGAAATTAAAATAAAGTGTAAATCTCAGGATAGCGAGAAGGATATTTTAAAGCTTAAGCCCGACGAGTTAACGGATGTGCGCGGTAAAATTATATCGATGATATTTCAGGATCCCAATACGTCTTTAAATCCCGTAATGAAAATAGGGGAGCAGATAACCGAAGCAATTTTAGTCCATAAAAAAATGTCAAAAAAAGAGGCAAAAGACATTGCCGTTAAATATTTAAATTATATGAATATAGACGGGCTTGCAAGATTTAATTCTTATCCATACGAGCTTTCCGGCGGCATGCGCCAGAGAGTTATGATAGCTATGGCTATGGTGCTTAATCCGTGTTTTTTGATAGCCGACGAGCCTACGACTGCTTTAGACGTTACTACGTCGCTTCAGGTTTTAAAATTAATTAAAGAAATAAAAGAAAAATCCAACGTCGGTATTATTTTTATAACGCACGACCTTACCGTCGCAAGAAGCATTTCCGACAGGACTTACGTATTTTATGCAGGGCAGATAATGGAATCCGGCAACACCGAAAATATAATAAATAACCCCGCCCATCCATACACAATTTCTTTAATAAAAAGTATTCCTTCTCTTTCTCCGGATTACGTTCCGAAGCAGAAGCTTTTTAATATAAGCGGTTATTTGACCAAAGACGATTTTAAAAAAGGGAAGTGCAGATTTTATTCAAGATGTTTTAAAAGAGACGACGAATGTTTAAACGACATAGCTTTTAGAAATTTTATGGATTCCGAAAATGGAGTAAAATATGGGCGCGGCATAAGATGTATTAAATTTAATGCCGGCGGCGCAAAATGA
- the mtnP gene encoding S-methyl-5'-thioadenosine phosphorylase, translating to MKNVENSENKTDILGIIGGSGLYQMEGLTNVREESVDTPFGSPSDKLVFGEIKGKKLVFLPRHGKGHRILPSEINYAANIYALKVSGVKKVISVSAVGSLKKEIKPGDMVIVDQFFDFTKNRKSTFFGGGIVAHVSMAEPVCPYLRKILIESCKNLNVACHEGGTYICIEGPQFSTKAESYFYKNNGFDVIGMTNATEAKFAKEAELCYATIAMATDYDCWHEEEENVTADMIIKILLENAEKAKKIIKESASKIDFTKSGLCSCNSSLRQAVVTAKKDVPDETLKKLSIFNLYD from the coding sequence ATGAAAAACGTAGAAAATTCGGAAAACAAAACGGATATTCTTGGAATAATAGGCGGAAGCGGATTATATCAAATGGAAGGGCTGACTAACGTAAGGGAAGAATCGGTAGATACTCCTTTCGGAAGCCCGTCGGACAAGCTGGTATTCGGTGAAATAAAAGGTAAAAAATTAGTTTTTTTGCCGAGACACGGAAAAGGACATAGAATTTTGCCGTCAGAAATAAATTACGCCGCTAATATATATGCGTTAAAAGTTTCCGGAGTAAAAAAAGTTATTTCGGTCAGCGCCGTAGGCAGCCTTAAAAAAGAGATAAAACCGGGAGATATGGTTATAGTAGATCAATTTTTCGATTTTACCAAAAATAGAAAAAGTACTTTTTTCGGCGGGGGCATAGTAGCGCATGTTTCGATGGCGGAACCCGTCTGCCCTTATCTGCGCAAAATATTAATAGAATCCTGTAAGAATCTTAACGTCGCCTGCCATGAAGGAGGCACATATATATGCATTGAAGGACCTCAATTTTCCACGAAAGCGGAGTCTTATTTTTATAAAAATAACGGTTTTGACGTCATAGGCATGACTAACGCCACTGAAGCCAAGTTCGCCAAAGAAGCCGAATTATGTTACGCGACGATAGCTATGGCTACGGATTACGACTGCTGGCACGAAGAAGAAGAGAACGTTACCGCCGATATGATTATTAAAATTCTCCTCGAAAACGCTGAAAAAGCTAAGAAAATTATTAAAGAATCCGCCTCTAAAATAGACTTTACGAAAAGCGGCTTATGCTCCTGCAATTCGTCGTTGCGCCAAGCCGTAGTAACGGCAAAAAAAGACGTCCCCGACGAAACTTTAAAAAAATTGTCTATATTTAATTTATACGATTAA
- a CDS encoding site-specific DNA-methyltransferase, protein MKLNIIYNGDCIEILNNAIEENSIDLIFADPPYNLSGNALKWVGNKTGGDWNMVNENWDKIPDMEYLRFTENWIKGCYKVLKKSGSIYVASSYHNLAEIIITLKRLKFKINNIITWYKTNAMPNMTKRVFTHSTEFVVWAVKGSGWTFNYETAKEINPEKQKDGKVKQMRDLWEMPLVQGKERIRSIDGKALHPTQKPEEMLKRIILTCSKEGDIVLDPFLGSGTTAFIAQRFGRKWIGIEKEKKYVEIAEKRLCIKK, encoded by the coding sequence ATGAAACTTAATATAATTTACAACGGCGACTGTATAGAGATTTTAAACAACGCTATAGAAGAAAATTCAATAGACCTTATTTTTGCAGACCCCCCTTATAATCTGTCCGGTAACGCTCTAAAATGGGTTGGCAATAAAACAGGCGGGGACTGGAATATGGTCAATGAAAATTGGGATAAGATTCCCGATATGGAATATTTAAGATTTACAGAAAATTGGATTAAAGGCTGTTACAAGGTTTTAAAGAAGTCCGGCTCGATTTACGTTGCTTCAAGTTATCACAATTTAGCAGAAATTATAATTACTTTAAAGCGACTTAAGTTTAAGATTAACAATATCATTACTTGGTATAAAACCAACGCAATGCCGAATATGACGAAAAGGGTATTTACGCATTCAACCGAATTTGTTGTCTGGGCGGTTAAAGGTTCAGGTTGGACTTTTAATTATGAGACGGCAAAAGAAATAAATCCTGAAAAACAAAAAGACGGAAAGGTAAAACAAATGCGGGATTTATGGGAGATGCCGCTTGTTCAGGGGAAGGAACGCATTAGGAGTATAGATGGAAAGGCTTTGCATCCTACCCAGAAACCCGAAGAAATGCTGAAAAGAATTATTCTTACTTGCTCCAAAGAAGGAGATATAGTTTTAGACCCTTTTTTGGGAAGCGGAACTACCGCATTTATTGCACAAAGATTCGGCCGAAAGTGGATTGGAATAGAAAAAGAAAAAAAATACGTCGAAATTGCCGAAAAGCGGCTATGTATTAAAAAATAA
- the dgt gene encoding dNTP triphosphohydrolase — protein MLEERVFDYGYADKEKKEKGIRSPFQIDRDRIIHSSAFRRMRNKTQVFGVFTLDYYRTRLTHSLEVSQIARALTSILNKKYGLSIDLDLIEAVSLAHDIGHPPFGHLGEYIINEELKKATDWKLGFEANAQNIRILNFLEKKFYDSKNNKIYGINPSLKTIDGILKYKMPYSLSDKNKHFIYDDDIFILEKLHGKDFVNYLSKYSRFFNDKKNKTAKDKFFEFSRCIECQILNAADDIAYATHDIEDGVESKLINIGGHFKVNKYLRESDRFLKDSTETINTMTERVDNFFFKLRNIFNIPENKKFEKGTYCSENIKGIKHSETADKQEAKDRTMHHIKVKTDLKEFFSNYISKFILNIDLEERKGGVKKLKSKSDNFLLDMPLNYNDDSYKYSLIWKNGVDLEINALKQISYSLVMENREILLNRYKAENIIKKLYAVFSDINNIKLYPDDFQELYEFGFYDSFGKDKNGNPAFQIMCADYISGMTDMYAMKLYSSLFDARSFADSQHA, from the coding sequence ATGTTAGAAGAAAGAGTATTCGATTACGGATATGCCGATAAGGAAAAAAAGGAAAAAGGGATAAGGTCTCCTTTTCAAATCGACAGGGACAGGATAATACATTCCAGCGCGTTCAGAAGGATGAGGAATAAAACCCAGGTTTTCGGAGTTTTTACGCTGGATTATTACAGGACGAGACTTACGCATTCTCTGGAAGTATCGCAAATAGCAAGAGCATTAACGTCTATTTTGAATAAAAAATACGGTTTAAGTATAGATTTAGACCTTATAGAAGCCGTTTCGCTGGCCCACGATATTGGACACCCGCCTTTCGGGCATCTCGGCGAATATATTATAAACGAAGAGTTAAAGAAAGCTACGGACTGGAAACTAGGATTCGAAGCTAATGCCCAAAATATCAGGATACTTAATTTTCTCGAAAAAAAGTTTTACGATTCAAAAAACAATAAAATATACGGAATTAATCCTTCTCTTAAGACCATAGACGGAATTTTAAAATATAAGATGCCATATTCCCTGTCCGATAAAAACAAGCATTTTATTTACGACGACGATATATTTATACTCGAAAAACTCCACGGAAAAGATTTTGTAAATTATCTGAGTAAATATTCCCGTTTTTTTAACGATAAAAAAAATAAAACCGCCAAAGATAAATTTTTTGAATTTTCAAGATGCATTGAATGTCAGATATTAAACGCCGCCGACGATATCGCTTATGCCACGCACGACATAGAAGACGGGGTAGAATCTAAGCTCATAAATATAGGCGGGCATTTCAAAGTAAACAAATATCTTAGAGAAAGCGACCGCTTTTTGAAAGATTCTACCGAAACAATTAATACCATGACCGAACGGGTCGATAATTTCTTTTTTAAATTAAGAAATATTTTTAATATTCCGGAAAACAAAAAATTTGAAAAAGGGACGTATTGCTCCGAAAATATTAAGGGAATTAAACATAGCGAAACAGCCGATAAACAAGAAGCAAAAGACCGGACTATGCATCACATAAAAGTCAAGACCGATCTTAAGGAGTTTTTTTCTAACTATATTTCAAAGTTTATTTTAAATATAGATTTAGAAGAAAGAAAAGGAGGAGTTAAAAAATTAAAATCTAAATCGGATAATTTTTTACTCGATATGCCCTTAAACTATAACGACGATTCTTACAAATATTCGTTAATTTGGAAAAACGGCGTTGATTTGGAAATAAACGCCCTCAAGCAGATTTCCTACAGTCTCGTTATGGAAAACAGGGAAATTCTTCTAAACAGATATAAAGCCGAAAACATAATAAAAAAGCTTTATGCAGTTTTTTCCGATATTAATAATATTAAACTTTATCCCGACGACTTTCAGGAACTTTACGAGTTTGGATTTTACGATTCTTTCGGAAAAGATAAAAACGGCAATCCCGCTTTCCAAATAATGTGCGCCGATTACATAAGCGGCATGACCGATATGTATGCGATGAAGCTTTATTCGTCGCTATTCGATGCAAGAAGTTTTGCGGACAGCCAGCATGCCTAA